ACCGAAGCCCGAGGAGGCCGCCAGCATCAGGTACCGGGCCGGCGTCCAGTGGATCGGCTGCCGGAATCGTGCCGACACCAGCACGCCGAGGATCACGGCGACGGTGTGCCCGGCGTCGGTGAAGTCAGCGCCGACGATGGCCGAAGCGATGCCCGCCGCCACCCACCAGCCGACCCAGGCGGCCCGCCAGCGCGACGGGATCACGGCGGTCATCGCGCCGAGGACTGCCAGCGCGCCGTAGCTCATCCCGACGTCGCTGGCCCGGGTGATCGACACGGGCAGCCAGCCGAATTCGACGGCCCCGGCCAGGGCGGCGGCCACCAGCAGCGTCGCGCCGATGTGGCCGACCAGGAACGCCACCACCAGCCGGATGGTGCGCAAATGCAGCTCCGCCAGCGCCAGCAGGCAGGTCAGGAAAGGCAGCCAGAAGTAGAGCGGGCCGGCGTCGACGACCAGCGCGCTGCCCAGCAAGGTGCCGAGATGCCCGTGGGCCAGGTTGTGCACGTTGGTGCTGGCGCGCGCGACGATGACGTCATGCGCGTCCGGGCCGAGCGCCAGGATGGCGCAGCTGATGGCGAGCAGCAGCGCCGCATACCCCACAGTGAATTGGACCCGGGCGAGCCGGGACACGATGCCCCCGATCATTGGCACCCATTATGACTGCGGTTTTGTTTCGGTTGTGTCATCAGCGCCTGACAACTCCCTATAAGTCTTGAGGCGATATATCGCCAAATCTGCGGGCATACCGGCGGGCTTCGGCCCGAAAACCGGTTTGCGGGTGCGTTTGGCCTCGACGCCCAACGCGTCCAACTCGCTTTGCGGTATGAGATCCAACGTTGAACTCGACACCATGATTCCACCTTTGGTGGCCCGTTCCATAACTCGTGCGGCGATGTTCACATCCACACCGAGCCAATCGGCGGCCAGCCGCTGCGGCCGTCCGGTGTGGATTCCCACCCGCATCCGCGGGGTGTGGCCCTCCACCTCGACCGAACGGAGCGCCTCCTTGGCGGCCAGTACCGCCCGCACGGCGACCATCGGGTCGCCGAACACGGCCATGAGTCCGTCGCCCATGCGTTTGACGATGTGCCCGCCGGCGTCGAGCAGCGGCGGCTCGAGGGCCCGCGCCACCTGACGCAGCAGCGCCAGCGCCGCCTCGTCGCCGGCCTGCAGGGACCACGTCGAGAAGCCGACCAGGTCGGTGAAGACCAACGTCACCTCGGGATTGGCCGGCCGCCGGGAAACCCCTTCGGTCAGCGCCTGCCACACCTGCAGCACCCCGAGGCTGACCTCCCGCGACACCGCGTCGCGGTCCCCCAGCAGCCGGTCGGCCGCGCGCGCCGCGGCGCGCGGACCACCCTCGCCGGCCGTGGACAACGGATCGCCGAACTCGGGATCCCCGGGCAACAGCCGGCGCGCGCGCCGGACCAGGGCGACCGCCCCGGGGCTGCGATTGCGGCCGTGCAGCCATTGAGTCGCGTTATGCACCGACAGCGGCGAACGCCGCGCGGCGGAATGCGCCGCAGGGGATTCGTCGGGCTCGCCCGGGTCCAGATCGCGACGCGCGAGTTCCACCTGGCCAGGTTATTTGGTTTCGTCAGAGGCAGGCAACGACTGTCCCGGGCGGGCCGGCGATGTGTGTCGTAAGTCGCACCTCACCGCCTCATCACGGTGGCGGCACACCGGTGTGGAAGCTCGATAACACCTGGGCGGACACATCGCCGAAATCGTAGACAACGTGCGTTGTCAAAGTTATCGTGAGGCCAATCGGTGCAGGAGGCCGCGATGACTGCCAGATCGACTACGCCCGCTGATCCGCTCGGACCAGATTCTTTGACCTGGAAGTATTTTGGCGATCTGCGCACCGGAATGATGGGTGTGTGGATCGGGGCGATCCAGAACATGTACCCCGAACTCGGCGCGGCCGTCGAAGAGCATTCGATCCTGCTGCGCGAGCCGCTGCAGCGGGTGGCCCGGTCGGTCTACCCGATCATGGGCGTGGTCTACGACGGCGACCGCGCGGCCCAGACCGGGCAGCAGATCAAGGGCTACCACCGCACGATCAAGGGCGTCGACGGCGAGGGGCGCCGCTATCACGCGCTGGATCCCGACACCTTCTACTGGGCGCACGCCACGTTTTTCATGCTGATCGTCAAGGTGGCCGAGTACTTCTGCGGCGGCCTGACCGAGGCCGAGAAGCGGCAGCTGTTCGACGAGCACGTGCAGTGGTACCGGATGTACGGGATGAGCATGCGGCCGGTGCCCGGGTCGTGGGACGAATTCCAGGAGTACTGGGAGCGGGTCGGTCGCGAGGAGTTGGAGATCAATCAGGCGGTCCTCGACATCTTCGACATCCGGATTCCCAAACCCCGGTTCGTGCTGATGCCGACCCCGGTCTGGGACCAGATCTTCAAACCTCTGGTGGCCGGGCAACGCTGGATCGCGGCGGGCCTGTTCGAGCCCGCGGTCCGCGAAAAAGCCGGTATGCGTTGGACTCCCGGCGACGAGGTGGTGCTGCGGTTGTTCGGCAAGATCGTCGAACTCGCGTTCCTGGCGGTGCCCGACGAGATCCGGCTGCACCCGCGCGCGCTGGCCGCCTACCGCCGCGCCGAGGGGCGGCTGCCCAGCGACGCGCCGCTGGTCGAGGCCCCGCCGTTCATGGCGCCGCCGCGGGACCGTCGCGGTCTGCCGATGCACTACTTCCCGCCACCGCCCAAGTTGCCGTTCGACCCCGCGCTGCAACCCGCCCGGGCGCTGCTGGAGCGGGCCGGATCGCTGGTGCACACGACGTTGTCGCTGGCCGGCCTGCGCGCCGGGCGGGCCCGCTCGAAGCGAGCGGTCAGGGCCGCGTAGGCAGCTTGAGCGCCCGCGCGCTCGCATACAGACAGATGGCCGCGGCCGACGCCACGTTCAGGCTCTCGGCGCCGCCGGACATCGGGATGCGCAGCCGGTGGTCGGCCGCCGACGCGATTTCGCTTGGCAGGCCGTGGGATTCGGGCCCGAACAGCCACGCCGTCGGCCCGCCGAGCAGTTCGCCGGCCTCATCCAGCCGTTGCTCACCGTCCACCGTGGTGGCGAGCGCCTGCAGACCCGCGGCGCGCATCGCCTCGAGGGCGCCGAGCGTGTCCGGCGCGACGACGACCGGGATCGAGAAGATGCTGCCGGCCGAGGCGCGCAAACACTTGCCGTTGTACGGATCGACGCTGTGGCCGCCGAGGATCACACCGGACGCACCCATCGCGTCCGCGAGGCGGATCAGGGTGCCGGCATTGCCCGGCTCGCTGATCTCGACGGCGACCGCGATCAGCCGGGGCGAGCCGGCCAGCACGCCGTCGAGGCCGGTCGCCGGCATGTCACACACTGCGACCAGCCCCGCGGGGGTGACGGTGTCGGAGAGGGTCTTCGCGGCGCGCTCGGTGACCGGGTGGACCGGGCAGTCGAGGGATGCCAGCAACGACGCATGGCGTTGCTGGGCGACTTCGGTGACGAAGACGTCGCGGACCAAGTCACGACGCGCGGCGGCCTCGACCAAGTTGGGCCCCTCGGCCAGGAAACGCCCCGCCCGGCGGCGGCCGACGTGGCGGTGCAGTTTGACGGCCGCGGCGACCCTGGCCGAACGTTCGGTCAGCACCTGCCGGTCAGGCATGTCCGAGCGGGTCGGTTAGGCCGCTTCTCCCGAATCCGAGGGAGCGTTGACGTCCTCGGGCAGCGCCGCGCGGGCGATGTCGACCAGCGCGGTGAAGGCGGCCGGGTCCGCGACCGCGATGTCGGCGAGGTTTTTGCGGTCCACCTCCACCCCGGCGGCCTTGAGGCCTTGGATCAGCCGGTTGTAGGTGATGTCGTTGGCGCGCGCCGCCGCGTTGATGCGCGAGATCCACAGTTTGCGGAACTCGCCCTTGCGCGCACGGCGGTCGCGGTACGCGTACTGCAACGAATGCAGCTGCTGCTCTTTGGCTTTGCGGTAGAGCCGGGATCGCTGGCCGCGATAGCCCTTCGAGGCCTTAAGGATGCTGCGCCTCTTCTTGTGGGCGTTGACCGCCCGCTTCACGCGTGCCATTGGATATTCCTACTCTCGTTCATGCGTCGTGGGTCGATAAAGGGGTTCGCCGTGCCAGCTCGCGATGCGGGTCTGGCCGGCGCGGTGGTCAGCCGTTCAGCAGCCGGTTGATCCGCTGGGTGTCGTTGGCGGCCACCACGGTGCGGCCGTCGAGGCGCCGGGTCCGCTTGGTCGGCTTGTGCTCGAGCAGGTGCCGGCGGTTGGCCTTCTGCCGCACGATCTTGCCGGTTCCGGTGCGCCGGAAGCGCTTTGCGGCCCCGCTGTGGGTCTTGGCTTTGGGCATGTTTCCTCTGGTTCTCGCTTGGTTCTCGCTATTGGGTCAGTTCGACGTAGGTTCGGCGTCGGCGGGGGCATCGGAATCCGGCGCCGCGCCTCCCGGCTCTTCGGGGTGCCGCGCCCGGGCGCGGGTCTTCGCGCCGCGGTGCGGTGCCAGCACCATCGTCATGTTGCGGCCGTCCTGCTTGGCGGACGTCTCCACGAAACCGTATTCGGCGACGTCGGCGCCCAGGCGCTGCAGCAATCGATAGCCCAGCTCGGGCCGCGACTGCTCACGTCCGCGGAACATGATGGTGACCTTCACCTTCGATCCCGCCTCCAGGAAGCGGATGACGTGGCCCTTTTTGGTCTCGTAGTCGTGATCGTCGATCTTGGGCCGCAGCTTTTGTTCTTTGACGACGGTCTGCTGCTGGTTCCGGCGGGATTCGCGCGCCTTTTGCGCCGCTTCGTATTTGAACTTGCCGTAGTCCATGATCTTGCAGACCGGCGGCCTGGCGTTCGGGGCAACTTCGACAAGGTCGAGATCGGCGTCCGCAGCGACGCGCAGTGCGTCTTCGATGCGCACTATGCCTACCTGCTCTCCCCCTGGGCCAATCAATCGGACTTCAGGTACGCGGATGCGCTCGTTGACGCGGGTCTCAGTGCTGATGGGGCCTCCCTTGTTGGGCTTCTCTATGTCCTGCGGTGACGACCGGTGACCTGGGTTCGTCGGGAAGCAGCGGCGGAGACTCCACACCACGAGCAAAAAAGCCCTGCACAAGCAGGGCCCAATGCCGACCGATCGCGGCCGAGGACTACTCGGGCCGCCCGCGCTACGCGCGGAACAGGCATACACGTTGCCTGTGACCGGACCGCCGAACCTTCCGCAGATCCGCCAGGGATCTCGTCGGTTCGCGGTGGGAGTGGGACTCCACTTAACTGTTCCTGGCGTTCGCCGGGATGGTCGCAGGCGTCAGTTTAGCAGCCTTGAGGTGCCTTTTAGCACTTCGGCCGATCGACGGGCCTGCACCGGCCACCAACCGGGCCCGAAAAACGAGGGCAAACTCGTCCCCGCCACTCTTAGCGCTTCGGCAAGCTTTTCACGGATTGAGGGCATATCCTCGCGGTCTGTGACTCTCGCTTCTCCTCGTTCAGGTCCCCGTTCGGGGCCGCGCTTGGGGCCCCGTAGCCGGTCGAACTCGCGGTATCGCTGGGTGCCCGCGGCGGCCGGATGGACCGTGGGTGTCATCGCCACCGTGTCGCTGCTGGGCAGCGTGTCCCCGTTGATCCGTTACCTGATCAAGGTGCCGCGCGAGTTCATCAACGACTACCTGTTCAACTTCCCCGACACCAGCATCGCGTGGTCTTTTGTGTTGGCCTTGTTGGCCGCGGCCCTGACCGCGCGCAAGCGGATCGCTTGGCTGCTGTTGCTGGGCAACATGATTCTGGCCGCCGGCCTGAACGCCGCCGATATCGCCGCCGGGGACAACACCGCCGCGGAGATCTTCGGCGAGAACCTCGGGTTCGCGCTGCACATCGTCGCGATCGTGCTGCTGGTGCTGTCCTATCGGGAGTTCTGGGCCAAGGTCCGCAAGGGCGCGCTGGTCAAAGCGGCCGGTGTGCTGGTGGCCGGGGACGTCGTGGGGATCCTGGTGTCCTGGGGCCTGGTCGAGTTGTTCCCCGGAACGCTGGCCCGCCAGGACCGCCTGCCGTACGTGGCCAACCGGGTGGTCGGATTCGCGCTTGCGGATCCGGACCTGTTCACCGGCCGGCCGCATGTCTTCCTCAACGCGCTGTTCGGTCTGTTCGGCGCGCTCGCGCTGATCATGGCGACGATCGTGCTGTTTCAGTCTCAACGCGCCGAAAACGCGCTGACCGGTGAGGACGAATCGGCCATCCGCGGGCTGCTCGAGTTGTACGGCAAGAACGACTCCTTGGGGTACTTCGCCACCCGCCGCGACAAGTCGGTGGTCTTCGCCCAGAGCGGGCGGGCCGCCATCACCTACCGGGTCGAGGTCGGCGTCTGCCTGGCCAGCGGCGACCCGATCGGCGATCCCCGGGCGTGGTCGCAGGCCGCCGACGCCTGGCTGGGCCTGTGCCAGACCTACGGCTGGGCGCCGGGCGTGATGGGCGCCAGCACCCAGGGCGCGCGGACATATCGCGAAGCCGGCCTGAACGCGCTGGAGCTCGGCGACGAGGCCATCCTGCGGACCGCCGACTTCAAGCTGTCCGGTCCCGATATGCGCGGCGTCCGCCAGGCCGTGACCCGGGCCCGCCGGGCGGGGCTGACCGTGCGGATCCGGCGGCACCGCGACATCGGCGCCGAGGAGATGGCCGACACCATCACCCGCGCCGACGCCTGGCGCGACACCCAAACCGAACGTGGCTTTTCCATGGCGCTGGGCCGGCTCGGTGATCCCGCCGACGGGGATTGCCTGCTGGTCGAGGCGCTGGACCGGGACGGCGCCGTCGTCGCGATGCTGTCGCTGGTCCCGTGGGGAACCACCGGTGTCTCCCTGGACCTGATGCGCCGATCGCCGCAGTCCCCCAACGGCACCATCGAGCTGATGGTCAGCGATCTTGCCCTCAACGCGGAAACCCTTGGCATCACCCGTATTTCACTGAACTTCGCGATGTTCCGCTCGGCGTTCGAACAGGGCGCCCAGCTGGGCGCGGGCCCCGTCGCCCGGCTGTGGCGCGGGTTTTTGCTGTTCTTCTCGCGGTGGTGGCAGCTGGAGACGCTGTATCGCTCCAACATGAAGTACCAGCCCGACTGGGTGCCGCGCTACGCCTGCTACGAGGACGCCCGCCTGATCCCGCGGGTCGGCGTCGCCTCGGCCCTCGCCGAGGGCTTCCTCGTCATGCCGTTCGGCCGGCGCAAACCACATACCGGCCATCACCCGGCCGTCCCCGCCAGGCTGGCCGAGTCCGGGCTGCTGCACCACGACGGCAGCGCGCCCGACGTCAGCGGGCTGCAGCGACGCCAGGAGTCGGCCGACGAAGAAGAGGCGAGATCCCGGCTGCCCGAGCAGGTTCGGGTACGCCTGGCCAAGCTGAAGGTGTTGCGGCGCAACGGCATCGACGCGTACCCGGTGGGCCGCCCGCCCAGCCACACCGTCGTCGCGGCGCTCGACGCCGACGACCGCGAGACGATCACGGTCTCCGGCCGGATACTGCGGATCCGTGACTTCGGCGGAGTGCTGTTCGCCCAGCTGCGTGACTGGTCGGGGGAAATGCAAGTGCTGCTGGACAACTCGCAATTACAGCGCGGGCGAACGGCCGACTTCACGGCGGCGATCGACCTCGGCGACCTGGTCGAGGTGTCCGGGCACATGGGCTTTTCCAAGAAGGGCACCCGCTCGCTGATCGTCGGCGACTGGCGGATGATCGGCAAGTGCCTGCGGCCGTTGCCCAACAAGTGGAAGGGGTTGACCGACCCGGAGGCCCGGGTGCGGACCCGCTACGTCGACCTCGCGGTCAATCCCGAGTCGCGTGAGCTGATCACCGCGCGCAGCGAAGTGTTGCGCTCGGTGCGCCAGACGCTGTTCGCCAACGGATTCATCGAAGTCGAGACCCCGATCCTGCAGCAGATCCACGGCGGCGCCACCGCCCGGCCGTTCGTCACGCACATCAACACCTACGACATGGACCTGTTCCTGCGGATCGCACCGGAGCTCTATCTCAAACGTTTGTGCGTCGGGGGCGTCGAGCGGGTCTTCGAGTTGGGTCGGGCCTTCCGCAACGAAGGTGTGGACTTCAGCCACAACCCGGAGTTCACCTTGCTGGAGGCCTACCAAGCGCACGCCGACTACAAGGTCTGGATCGACGGATGCCGCGAGCTGATCCAGAACGCCGCCCAGGCCGCCCACGGCGAGCAGACCGTCCTGCGCCCAGGCGGCCAGGGCACCAGTGGCCGCCTCGAACCGGTCGACATCTCCGGCGTGTGGGCGGTCAAGACCGTGTACGACGCCGTCTCCGAGGCGCTCGGCGAGCACATCGACCCGGCCACGCCGCTGCCCACCCTGCGCAAGCTGTCCGACGCCGCGCGCATTCCGTATCGGGCCCACTGGGACGCCGGCGCGGTGGTGCTGGAGCTGTATGAGCACCTGGTCGAGGACCGGACCGAGGAACCGACGTTCTATGTCGACTTCCCGACCTCGGTGTCACCCCTGACCCGGCCGCACCGCAGCGAGCCCGGCGTCGCCGAGCGGTGGGACCTGGTGGCGTGGGGTGTCGAGCTGGCCACCGCCTACAGCGAGCTCACCGATCCGGTGGAACAGCGCCGCCGCCTGCAGGAGCAGTCGCTGTTGGCCGCGGGTGGGGATCCCGAGGCGATGGAGCTCGACGAGGACTTCTTGCAAGCGATGGAATACGCGATGCCGCCCACCGGTGGGCTGGGAATGGGCGTCGATCGCCTCGTCATGCTCATAACGGGCCGCAGCATCCGCGAGACGCTGCCGTTCCCGCTGGCCAAGCCCCATTGAGCGAGGTCAGCAACCGTTCGTCCGTCGTCGGCGAACATTAGGTAAATAGGTTCCAGGCCGGTAAACAATAGATCACAATGACTCACGTGACAGCCTCGACGAACGGTGCGCCCGCGCAGTTCCTGGCCTTTAGTCACACCTCGCTGATGCATGGCTGGGTGCCGACGACGATCCAGGTGCTGGCCGCCGTCGTGCTGACGGTGGCGGTCGGCTGGCGGTCGCGACGCTGGCGCACGGGGCGGATGCCGGCGGCCGCGCTTTGCGGCGCCGCCGTGGCCTACCTGACGCGCTGGTACATCGTCGACCATGGGCTCTCCGAGGAGCCGGCGCCGACGGCGCTGTGGGTGTGGATCGCGCTGACGGGG
The sequence above is drawn from the Mycobacterium marseillense genome and encodes:
- a CDS encoding rhomboid-like protein, with product MIGGIVSRLARVQFTVGYAALLLAISCAILALGPDAHDVIVARASTNVHNLAHGHLGTLLGSALVVDAGPLYFWLPFLTCLLALAELHLRTIRLVVAFLVGHIGATLLVAAALAGAVEFGWLPVSITRASDVGMSYGALAVLGAMTAVIPSRWRAAWVGWWVAAGIASAIVGADFTDAGHTVAVILGVLVSARFRQPIHWTPARYLMLAASSGFGFLMLAHHWGTMAATPVFGLLGALVAYAGAKYVAGRGLPDAPLDGDDTLPGPAPAVAG
- a CDS encoding adenylate/guanylate cyclase domain-containing protein, whose translation is MELARRDLDPGEPDESPAAHSAARRSPLSVHNATQWLHGRNRSPGAVALVRRARRLLPGDPEFGDPLSTAGEGGPRAAARAADRLLGDRDAVSREVSLGVLQVWQALTEGVSRRPANPEVTLVFTDLVGFSTWSLQAGDEAALALLRQVARALEPPLLDAGGHIVKRMGDGLMAVFGDPMVAVRAVLAAKEALRSVEVEGHTPRMRVGIHTGRPQRLAADWLGVDVNIAARVMERATKGGIMVSSSTLDLIPQSELDALGVEAKRTRKPVFGPKPAGMPADLAIYRLKTYRELSGADDTTETKPQS
- a CDS encoding oxygenase MpaB family protein yields the protein MTARSTTPADPLGPDSLTWKYFGDLRTGMMGVWIGAIQNMYPELGAAVEEHSILLREPLQRVARSVYPIMGVVYDGDRAAQTGQQIKGYHRTIKGVDGEGRRYHALDPDTFYWAHATFFMLIVKVAEYFCGGLTEAEKRQLFDEHVQWYRMYGMSMRPVPGSWDEFQEYWERVGREELEINQAVLDIFDIRIPKPRFVLMPTPVWDQIFKPLVAGQRWIAAGLFEPAVREKAGMRWTPGDEVVLRLFGKIVELAFLAVPDEIRLHPRALAAYRRAEGRLPSDAPLVEAPPFMAPPRDRRGLPMHYFPPPPKLPFDPALQPARALLERAGSLVHTTLSLAGLRAGRARSKRAVRAA
- a CDS encoding TrmH family RNA methyltransferase encodes the protein MLTERSARVAAAVKLHRHVGRRRAGRFLAEGPNLVEAAARRDLVRDVFVTEVAQQRHASLLASLDCPVHPVTERAAKTLSDTVTPAGLVAVCDMPATGLDGVLAGSPRLIAVAVEISEPGNAGTLIRLADAMGASGVILGGHSVDPYNGKCLRASAGSIFSIPVVVAPDTLGALEAMRAAGLQALATTVDGEQRLDEAGELLGGPTAWLFGPESHGLPSEIASAADHRLRIPMSGGAESLNVASAAAICLYASARALKLPTRP
- the rplT gene encoding 50S ribosomal protein L20, which translates into the protein MARVKRAVNAHKKRRSILKASKGYRGQRSRLYRKAKEQQLHSLQYAYRDRRARKGEFRKLWISRINAAARANDITYNRLIQGLKAAGVEVDRKNLADIAVADPAAFTALVDIARAALPEDVNAPSDSGEAA
- the rpmI gene encoding 50S ribosomal protein L35; amino-acid sequence: MPKAKTHSGAAKRFRRTGTGKIVRQKANRRHLLEHKPTKRTRRLDGRTVVAANDTQRINRLLNG
- the infC gene encoding translation initiation factor IF-3, yielding MSTETRVNERIRVPEVRLIGPGGEQVGIVRIEDALRVAADADLDLVEVAPNARPPVCKIMDYGKFKYEAAQKARESRRNQQQTVVKEQKLRPKIDDHDYETKKGHVIRFLEAGSKVKVTIMFRGREQSRPELGYRLLQRLGADVAEYGFVETSAKQDGRNMTMVLAPHRGAKTRARARHPEEPGGAAPDSDAPADAEPTSN
- the lysX gene encoding bifunctional lysylphosphatidylglycerol synthetase/lysine--tRNA ligase LysX, with protein sequence MGPRSRSNSRYRWVPAAAGWTVGVIATVSLLGSVSPLIRYLIKVPREFINDYLFNFPDTSIAWSFVLALLAAALTARKRIAWLLLLGNMILAAGLNAADIAAGDNTAAEIFGENLGFALHIVAIVLLVLSYREFWAKVRKGALVKAAGVLVAGDVVGILVSWGLVELFPGTLARQDRLPYVANRVVGFALADPDLFTGRPHVFLNALFGLFGALALIMATIVLFQSQRAENALTGEDESAIRGLLELYGKNDSLGYFATRRDKSVVFAQSGRAAITYRVEVGVCLASGDPIGDPRAWSQAADAWLGLCQTYGWAPGVMGASTQGARTYREAGLNALELGDEAILRTADFKLSGPDMRGVRQAVTRARRAGLTVRIRRHRDIGAEEMADTITRADAWRDTQTERGFSMALGRLGDPADGDCLLVEALDRDGAVVAMLSLVPWGTTGVSLDLMRRSPQSPNGTIELMVSDLALNAETLGITRISLNFAMFRSAFEQGAQLGAGPVARLWRGFLLFFSRWWQLETLYRSNMKYQPDWVPRYACYEDARLIPRVGVASALAEGFLVMPFGRRKPHTGHHPAVPARLAESGLLHHDGSAPDVSGLQRRQESADEEEARSRLPEQVRVRLAKLKVLRRNGIDAYPVGRPPSHTVVAALDADDRETITVSGRILRIRDFGGVLFAQLRDWSGEMQVLLDNSQLQRGRTADFTAAIDLGDLVEVSGHMGFSKKGTRSLIVGDWRMIGKCLRPLPNKWKGLTDPEARVRTRYVDLAVNPESRELITARSEVLRSVRQTLFANGFIEVETPILQQIHGGATARPFVTHINTYDMDLFLRIAPELYLKRLCVGGVERVFELGRAFRNEGVDFSHNPEFTLLEAYQAHADYKVWIDGCRELIQNAAQAAHGEQTVLRPGGQGTSGRLEPVDISGVWAVKTVYDAVSEALGEHIDPATPLPTLRKLSDAARIPYRAHWDAGAVVLELYEHLVEDRTEEPTFYVDFPTSVSPLTRPHRSEPGVAERWDLVAWGVELATAYSELTDPVEQRRRLQEQSLLAAGGDPEAMELDEDFLQAMEYAMPPTGGLGMGVDRLVMLITGRSIRETLPFPLAKPH